The sequence below is a genomic window from Brevibacillus agri.
GCCGCGTCCTGCCGTGCTCGTGCTCGGCGGCAGCGAAGGCGGGATCGGTTCCTGCTCCCAGTTTGCCGCCCTGTTCGCCTCTCATGGCTATCCGGCGCTGGCGCTCGCCTATTTTCAATGCGATGACTTGCCGACAGACATCCAGCAAATCCCGATCGAATATGTACAGCGCGCCGTCCAGTGGCTGAAACGGCAGTCTACGGTGCATCCCGGGCAAATCGCCGTTTTCGGCCGCTCCAAAGGCGCCGAGCTGGCGCTGGTCACCGCGTCGCTCGAACCGGACATCCGCGCTGTCATCGCGTCCAGCCCCAGCTCCACGGTCAACATCGGCACAGACCGGGCGTTCACGGACGCGGAAACGTTTTCGCCGCAGTCCTCCTGGTCGTTTCGCGGAGAACCGCTCCCGTTTGTCACCTGGACCGAGGCGCAATGCCAGGAGTCCCGCGAACGGCTGGATGCCGGCCGGCGCATCGACCAAATCCACAAAGCGGCCTGGCGTGCCTGCGAGTGGCTCGAAGACGCAGAAATTCCCGTGGAAAAGATCAACGGCCCGATTCTGTTGCTGTCTGCCGACGACGATCACTGGTGGCCCGCCGCCGAGCATTGCGAGCGGATGGTCGAACGTTTGAAAGCCAACCAGTTTGCCCACCCCGTCGTTCATCTGCGCTACGCGGATACGGGGCACAGCATTCGTTTTCCGTATATCCCCACCACGCGGACGCAACTGAACGGCGGAACGCCGAAAAACAATGCGCACGCTTCCGAGCATTCGTGGCAGGAGGTGTTGGGGTTTTTGGAGCGGAGTTTTTCATAAGAAGCCTGGGCGAACTGCACCGATGAGCCTTGCCAGTAAAGGAAAGGCAAGGCTCTCTCGCCTCCAAAGTGATCGGCCGATCTCGCAGGTGAGCTTTGCCGCTTTTCGAAACAAGCTTCTTGAGTTTCGCTATAGTAGAATTACTTTACTATCAGCCAGCGCTCGGAGCCAAACAGGAAATTTTTCGGAAAGAAAGCAAGTGATCCTTGGTGGGAAAAGCTAGGATGGATGTCCCTGCCAGACCATTTCCCCAATGAATGAAAGAAGGCCCCATTCGCACGAGGAAAGAGGCCATGATTTTGAAAAGACTGCCTCCGACTCCGCTGCCAGTCTCCTCGTCTTTCTATTATTTTTCCCAATCGATTGGACGTCATCCCGATGCGCTTTTCGTAAAGATGTCGTTTTGCGAAAACCCGCAAGTGGAGGGAGAGCGTCCCCCTGTAAGGATAATCTCCTGACTTCGCCGACATTCTTGACGTGGATTGGCTCCTACTCTGTTCCTTGCAATCTTTTTGTATCAATATGCTTGTATTTGTCTTGATTCCCCTCAATTTCTCCATCGCTTGGCCCCAGTTGAAACCACTCTTTTCCATCATACAAGGTGTAATTGTAGGTCACATTTGGTTCATCCTTGAACACGGCATCCACCGAGTAGGTAGGCATTTTGGAATATTTTGCTTTTATTTCCAGTGTGTCTGATTCCTTGTAATGATTTGTTGCCACGAGATAGTGCAGCATTTCCTTTTCTAAGTTGTATAGCTTGAATTGAATATATCCATGTTCCCAGCATGTCCGCCAGCCAGCGCGCTGCCGTTTCAGCCAAAACGAACGCCTTTCGTTTCTGTTGAAAATCCGAAGTCACCCCCATCCAAAAACTTCCCCCGCCCAAACAGGTAAAGCCTACTTCCATGCCGAAGTAGGCTTTATACCTTCGATTGATTGAGAAAGGATGAAGAAGCAAATGGACTGCATTTTTTGCAAAATCGTAAACGGGGATATTCCTTCCAAAAAAGTGTACGAGGACGAGCATGTGCTGGCTTTTCACGACATTAACCCTGTCGCACCCGTACATGTCCTGATGATCCCGAAAAAGCATATCCAGTCGGTCATGGCCATCGAGCCTGAGGACAAGGAGCTGATCGGCCACCTGCATCTGTCGTTGCAAAAGGTAGCCGAAATCATGGAAGTAACCGAGCCAGGCTTCCGCGTTGTGACAAACATCGGACAGCATGGGCAGCAAACGGTTTTCCACCTGCACTACCACCTCATTGGCGGCAGACAGTTGGAGTGGAAGTTCTAGCGTTAGACAAAACCTAAACGTTTCCTTGCGAGACGATGTGGCGGGCAATCCCTTCTCCATGAAATCTGCCGTTTTCGATGAAAATGGCATTGGCGTGGTGGCCCGCCGCAATCACTCCCGCTATGTAGAGGCCGGGAACGTTCGTCTCCATCGTCTCCGGATCGTGCTGCGGAACGCCCGTCTCCTCATCGGTGTGCACCCCGAGCGAATGCAGAAACGTCCGGTCAGGCCGATAGCCGATCAGGGCAAACACGTGGTCGTTTGCAAGCGTGACCAGCCCTTCCGCTGTGTTGACGTGGATGGCGCGCTCTTCAATCGAAGCGACAGTGGCTCCGAAAAACATCTGGATGCGCCCTTTTTTGACCAGGCTCTCGAAGACAGGCCGGGTCCACGCCTTCACTTTGTCGGACAGCTCGGTTCTGCGGCAAATCACCGTCACCTGCGCCCCCGCCCGTTCCAGCTCCATCGCGGCATCGACAGCAGAGTTGTTTCCGCCGACGATGGCGACTTTCAATCCCGCGTATGGGTGCGCTTCCTTGTAAAAGGACGAGACTTTCGGCAAGTCTTCGCCTGGCACGTTCAACCGGTTCGGATTGTCAAAGTAGCCGGTGGCAATGATTAGCTTCTTCGCCTGATACAGATGCGTCTTGGCAAAGCGGTCTGTCGTCGCAACCTGAAAGCCATCCTCCGTCCGCTTCGCTTCGGTCACCGTTTCGTAAACATGAACCCGCAGATTTTCGCGGGAAGCTACCAGCCGATAGTAATTGAGCGCTTCCTGTCTCGTCGGCTTTTCGTTGGCGGTGGCAAAAGGAATGCCGCCAATCTCCAGCAAATCCGGTGTGCTGTGGAACACCATGTACGTCGGATAGCGATATATCGAATGTACGAGCGATCCTTTTTCGATGATGAGCGGATCGAGTCCCGCTCTTTTGCAGGAGATCGCTGCCGCCAGACCACAAGGACCTCCGCCGATAATCAGTACGTCTTCCATTTCTCTTCCGCCTCGCTTTTTGTTTCTCTCACGTTTCAATCTTATCATACCATATTGGAATTCCCCCCCAATCATTTTCCGTGTTTGCTTTGCATACCCGTTCCGTCCCCTTGCCTGCTTGACCGCACCGCCATGATCGAAAAAGCTTCACCCAACCTAGTATGGCTTGGCACATTCGAAAAGCTTGCCTCACCTACTCCATCGTTCTCTTGTCATACTTTTCCGACCTGATATCCAACACTCTTTCGTTGATCTTGATGTGTGTCCCGTCCAGCCATTCCCCCACTCTTACCAAAAAATGACCAATGAAAGATTGGTTCTGCCTCCTTATACTGGATGTATGATGAAAAAACAAAACATACATATTTGGTTGGTTTCTCTGGCATTTCTGACATACTGCCTCACGCTGGCCGTCGGGGTTCCCGCGTCCACGGCATCTACGAACAGCCTGAAGGATATTGCCAACAGCTACGCCAAAGAGCAAATTCGCTCCTTGCAGAAGGCAGGCGTGATCGCTGGGGATGAAAACGGGTACTTCCATCCGACGCGGCCGGTGACGCGTGCCGAGTTCGTCGCGATGCTCACGCGGACGCTCGGCATCCAGCCTGTGGCGGGCAATATCGCGGCTTATGCCGATGTCCCGAAAAATTCGTGGGCGTACGGGTCCGTACAGGCTGCGGCTGCGCTCGGCATCGCCAACGGGATCAGTCCTACGGCGTTCGGGCCGAAGCGCACGATCTCCCGCGAGGAAGCCGCCGCGTTTTTGGTGCGCGCCCTGGAGCAAAACGTTTCGGCACAGGCGACGCCGGCCGTGCAAGATGCCGCTTCTGTCTCCGGCTGGGCAAAAGCTTCTGTCGCCAAAGCGATCCAGAAAAAATGGCTCGTCGGCTACCAAGGCAGCTTCCGCCCGCAAAAAGCGCTGTCGCGTGAAGAGACGGCCGTGATTTTGCAGCGCATTTCAGATGAGCTGAAGACGCAAAGCGCGGCGGCCAAGCCGCTGATTTCGCTCGGTTGGCAATACCAGTCCACGACCGACGAGTTTATCGCGCAGGTCAAGAAAAGCGGTGTCAAC
It includes:
- a CDS encoding acyl-CoA thioesterase/bile acid-CoA:amino acid N-acyltransferase family protein, whose amino-acid sequence is MMHPQIDVSPATALLDVPVHITLSGFMPHQLITLHATMTNGLPGGEMSASSHAIFQADENGFVDLVSQAPLFGTYEGIDPMGLFWSMNVQTLRYYSSYSLEDFQFTPRSTEIHLTAEVKQKPVAKAVVKRIFVSRDVSIQKVREDGLVGLFFSKPHLEPRPAVLVLGGSEGGIGSCSQFAALFASHGYPALALAYFQCDDLPTDIQQIPIEYVQRAVQWLKRQSTVHPGQIAVFGRSKGAELALVTASLEPDIRAVIASSPSSTVNIGTDRAFTDAETFSPQSSWSFRGEPLPFVTWTEAQCQESRERLDAGRRIDQIHKAAWRACEWLEDAEIPVEKINGPILLLSADDDHWWPAAEHCERMVERLKANQFAHPVVHLRYADTGHSIRFPYIPTTRTQLNGGTPKNNAHASEHSWQEVLGFLERSFS
- a CDS encoding DUF3139 domain-containing protein → MATNHYKESDTLEIKAKYSKMPTYSVDAVFKDEPNVTYNYTLYDGKEWFQLGPSDGEIEGNQDKYKHIDTKRLQGTE
- a CDS encoding histidine triad nucleotide-binding protein, which codes for MDCIFCKIVNGDIPSKKVYEDEHVLAFHDINPVAPVHVLMIPKKHIQSVMAIEPEDKELIGHLHLSLQKVAEIMEVTEPGFRVVTNIGQHGQQTVFHLHYHLIGGRQLEWKF
- a CDS encoding YpdA family putative bacillithiol disulfide reductase produces the protein MEDVLIIGGGPCGLAAAISCKRAGLDPLIIEKGSLVHSIYRYPTYMVFHSTPDLLEIGGIPFATANEKPTRQEALNYYRLVASRENLRVHVYETVTEAKRTEDGFQVATTDRFAKTHLYQAKKLIIATGYFDNPNRLNVPGEDLPKVSSFYKEAHPYAGLKVAIVGGNNSAVDAAMELERAGAQVTVICRRTELSDKVKAWTRPVFESLVKKGRIQMFFGATVASIEERAIHVNTAEGLVTLANDHVFALIGYRPDRTFLHSLGVHTDEETGVPQHDPETMETNVPGLYIAGVIAAGHHANAIFIENGRFHGEGIARHIVSQGNV